CCCCCAAGGGATGAAGGGGTGAACTTTTATTAAATGGGCACTTTACCCAAACATTATTATGATAGCTAATTTTAGTCTTTTTTGCAAGTGAGGAAATGGGTCTCCGAAAGTAACCTGCCTAAGTTCACAGGGCTAGTAAATGACAGAGCTGGAGCTACGCTCATAAATAGTTCTGACTCCAAGACTCTGGCTGCCTGAAACTTAGAAGGTGAAGGTGCCCCATCCCATCCTCCTTAGGAGTTGGCAGGTGGCGGGCATGGGGGCACAATATTTCGGTGGGGGTGTGGAGCACGATATTCGGGTACGGTATTTCCCCAGGGAGGCTGATGGATTTTTCGGACCCTTCCAGATTTTCGGCGGCCACCCACAAACCTACAGCTGTTTGAGGAGGTCATCAACACGGTGACTCTGACCTGGAACCACAGCTCCGACCTGCAGGAGGGCGGCGAGGCCCACTACGCCATAGTGGAGCGGGATGCCAGCACAGCCACCTGGTTCACGACGGTCGACAGCGTCTTCAGCAACAAGTACACGGTGAAAGACTCGCTCCCCGCAGGAAGTACTTTTTCCGAGTGCTGGCCCAGAACGAAGCGGTGACTCCAATGATACCTGCCTGGCTCGTCAACAACAAGGATAAGAGTGAGTCTGGGGACCTAGGGGTTCAGATCTGTGATCCCTGATGGCGGGGATGAAATAAGGGTTGCCAGGGGTACCCGATGCTGAGAAGCACTGAGGTGAAAGAGCTAACGTTGGGGACCCTGGGGAGAAAAGCTGAGGTCTGGAAGCCTAGGAGAGGAGATTCCTTCGGTGGACTCTGAGGGGTGGGACTAACGTGGAGGCGGGGAGATTCCTCTGGGGGCGGGGATGCCGGTAGAGGGcgggaaggaggggagaggatgTCGGTGCGGGACGGGGATGTGGAGCTGAGAAGCTGTTCCAGCCGAGGGGCTAACTGAAGTCCTGACTGAGGATTCAGGGAGGGTCCAAGAAGCGGAGATGACATCCGGAAACCCGGGAGGGAGGGGATTAACGGTTGGGATAGCTGCGGGAAACTTGAAATATGAATCTCAATTGGAGACTGAAGAGACGGTGTAGGCTGGGGCGCTTGGAGAAAGCTTGgaccggtgggggtggggggatcagacatatgtacacccatggctgattcacgtcagtgtatggcaaaacccaccacaatattgtaaagtaatcagcctccattaaagtaaattaattaattggggggagggggagccaACCAACAGCCCGGTCCGGAAGCTGGTGGCCGGAAAGAAGTCTAAGATGCCCAGGTCTGGAAAAGCGCAAAAGCCCGCGAATCTGGTTTAGGTCTTGAAACCAGCAGTGGCATGGGGGTGGGCGAGTGACGAAGGGAGAACTTCAGGAACCCCTATGAAGTCGGGGCCCTAGAGCTGACGGTGCGTGGGAATCTAACCCAGGTCATCGGAGTTTCTGAGCTGGGTCTCCGGGGCGTCTTCCGAGCTCTAGGCGGGAGTGCGGTGGGTGGGGACCTCGGGGTGCGCTCACCGCTCGCcacgtcccccacccccaccagagcCCCGCACAGTCGAGGATCTGAGCGCCAAGCTGAAGCCGTACCAGCAGAAGGACTGGCGCCACGTGCCGCGCTTCCTGACCCCGCTCAAGCCGCACACGGTGCTGCGTGGCCAGGACTGCACCGTGACCCGCGCCTTCCTGGGGAACCCGCAGCCCACCGTCACCCTCTGCAAGGGCCAGAGTACAGCGTGCTGGTGGAGAACAGCTGGGCAAGGACGGCGGCAGCTCCAAGCCCACCGTCCATGGTGAGGGCGCCGAGCCCGGCTCCGGCAGGCCTGGAGGTGGTGGGCGCCCGGGCTGAGTCCTACCTGGGGTGGAAGCGCAAAATGGCAGTCTTGTGGGAAGTTGCTCGATTATTTTCCTATAGCTGACACAGTCTTTTATTTAATCTGCTATGGGGTGGTGTAAATATTCTCTAACTGACCATAGTTCAAACCACTCTGCCATCTCTCCGTATCATTTGTTATGTATCTGGCCCCTGCAGACTTGGGAGTTGGCAATCCCTAAAGAGTCTGTAGTTTgcaacccttcagttcagttcagttcagtggctcaatgTAGTTTgcagcccttcagttcagttcagttcagtggctcagttgtgtctgattctttgcaaacccatggattgcaacacaccagacttccctgtacatcaccaactcccggagcttgcgcaaactcattGTCCCTctggtcggtgatgccatccaaccatttcatattctgccgttcccttctcctcctgccttcaatctctcccagcatcagggtagtTTGCAACCCTTGGTGGGCCTAAACATGCATTTGAAAAAAACAGTAGTGATCAAGTCTAAACCAGACTTGACAAGCACAATCTCCCTGGCAGGGTTCTAAAAGGAATCTTTTATATTGACagaattttcaatatattttgatGTGCAACCAAGACAAAACTATACTGGTCCAGGATAAGGATAGACAGGAGGCGCTGAAGGGAATAAAGGCTTccccccaggtggcgctagtggtaaagaacctgcctgccactgcaggagaggaggattcgatccctggctggggaagatcccctggaggagggcatggcaacccactccagtatgcttgcttggagaatcccatggacagagaagcctggtgggctacagtccatggggtcgcagtcagacatgactgaagcacacgAGGGAGAAATGATAGGAGGGAGGCCCTCCCTCTGCACACAGGTGTGCCTGTTCTGCTCATGTGTGCACAGGTAggggaaatgttttatttcttcctacaCATTCTACTGTTTTCACAGCTAGACAGCTAGTTGCATGAACTCTCTAAATGCAAAGATGACCTACCTTGCTCTTCCCCCTTTGCTTTAAGCCTCCTAGCTTTGTCATGATCCTTTAGATAAAAATCACCCCCCACCACCTacctctccagcctcctcctctgccacTCTCTGAAGTCTCCATGGCATGTATTGGTGTCCAGTCTCCATGGTTACAGACTGTAACCATCCTGTTACAGATGTCTTTCTCTGGGGAAAGGACCATGTCCTGTTGCTCTGTCTCTCAAGTGCTCAGCTAAGTGCCTGGCATTGAGATGATGCCTCCACAGTGGCTGCTGAACTGTGTAACAGAACTAGGCCAGGAAAGGCACCATGGGAGACATCCAGCTCTCATTCCACAGCTAGAGAGATCCCTGACAACTTAATTCTGGTTGTAAGCACATGGGCACAAGGCCCTGGCTCTAACACTAAtcagccatgtgaccttggcaaGCCACTCTAAGCTTGTTTCTCATCTACTTCTTAGggctgttatgaggattaaatgagagtgCATAGAAGTGCCTGGCACAATACGTGGCATACATTAAATGAATAACTGGCAGCTCTTGGCCCCACACACTCGGCTGACCTTGGCAGACTGcagctgggaaggactgaggatCCTAGGCAGGGTCCAGCCCCTGGTTTCTGCATAGTGACTCAAAATCCAGGAGTTTGGAGGTTCCCTTGTCCCTAGGGTCATTCACACTGACAAATACTTTCTTTGCTCTTTCAAAGATGACAAGTCAATTCTAGCATCTGTCACTGAGAGTCTGCAGAAGAAATTAAAGCACCTTAAGTGagctccagcccagcccaggcaTCAGGAGGATGTTGTGATGTGGGGCTTCTTGGCCTGTCTTCTGTGTGGTCCCGGTGAGGGAGGCCCTGTATGCTCTGTGGTGTTTGTCAACATAAACATTCACTGAAGGGATGGGACAATACACTGAGTGTGCCTTTGCGTATATTCCTGACATGGTGTGCACCAGGGACCAAGGAAATGGGACTTGGGAGTGAGATGGGCATACTCAGAAGACCCACCCCTGAGAGCCTGCTCTAAACCCACCCACATGGGGAGTGACCAGTCCCCTTTTGGCTGGGCCTTgccctgccttcccctcctccacaACTGCACTGTACCTTGCCCTCCCCTCAGGGCTTAGCAGGGAAGTTTTCAACTTCCTCCCCAGCCTGCTAAGCCGACTAGTAGGTATGTCTTCAGTTCTGGGATTTAAATGGATCAAGACCTTGCCTCTTTAGTGTCCAGGGTTCCTACTatctgggcatcccaggtggctgagtggtgaagaattcacttgccaatgcaggagatacaggttcgatccctgggtcaaggagatccactggagaaggaaatggcaacccactccagtattcttacctgaaaatcccatggacatcgGAGCATTGTGTGCTACAGCCcaggggcttgcaaagagttggacacaagtaagtgactgagcacacactcatgcataTTCATACTCTTTGAGAATTAAGAGAATCAGAGCTAGAAGGGACTGGTCATCCACCTCACTATGTTTGACAGCAGCAAACTcttccttaaaaaattttaagctacTGGACTTGAAACAAGGATGGGGgtctttgaacctccctcccctacTTTATTCTTTTGCTAGTTCCcaccagcagggcttccctggtggttcagctggtaaagaattggtctgcaatgtgggagaacctgagtttggtccctgggttgggaagatcccctggagaagaaaaaggctacccactccagcattctggcctggagaattccatggactgtatagtccatggggttgcaaagagtccgatgcgactgagtgactttcactttcagctccCAACACTAATCTCTGTACAGATGCTAGTTTGAAAATTACTGATTCATCCAACACCCATACGGGGCTTGAGTCTATCACATCCCCACAACTGTACAACCCCTCTACTGATGGGAGTATTCATTACCATCCATGACTTCCCTTTTTACTCTGGGTCAGGGAGCTGCTCATTAAGATGAAAATGCCCCTGGAGTCAGGTGACACGTTATTCTGCCAGGGCTTCACATCTAAAGCATGAATCATGCAATCTAATCTCATTCCTCCCAGCTGTTCAGCTGAGCCCAGACTCCAGGGAGGAGAAGCGTGAAGGGAATCTGGATTATTTTGGAGCAGGTAGCAAGTCTGGGCTGTGGAGGGCAGGAGGTGGGTAGCAGTAGAGGACACCAAGTAATGAGATGCGGGGCACCTGTGCATAGGGGAGGGCATTAAGGACAAGTTTGGATGGTGGCAACTCCTACCCATCCCCCATCCTCCTGAACTACATCCTCACCCACACACGTGACCAGAAAGTGAGACCTACTCCAACCAGCACAGTATCACCAGTCACAGAGCCAGCCTGGCGCCAACATGCACTGGCCAAGACTGTGACCCCGTGCAGTGAGGACATCCAGGGCCCCTGGTgccatgcccccacccccacctctccagGACAGGCACGTGCCACACAGGCAGACAAGCAGGGCAGCCAGTGACTcttgtgggtttttttatttttttttttttcatgtgagcAACAGGATGGAGTAGTCCCATTCTTGCTCCCCTTGCATTGAATGTGCCTTGGGTCTTATGACCCGAGAGTGTCATTGGAGCCCCTTCCTtttgctcccagtgcaggaggggCAAGGAGGAAAGAACTGAGAGTGGGTGTGTATGTGGGGGGTGGCCCAGCTCCCAGAGCCAGGCTCAGCAACCCCTCAGCAGCTCCCTGAGGCCCTTTTCCTGTGAGACTTTGACACACAGCAGGTCAGAGACAGCTGGCAGAGTAAGACATAGGCAGGCTGGGAGAAAGATCATACAGAcaagactcacacacacacacacacaggctggcCCCTTCCTTTGGCATGGTTCACCCTAGCCCTGGGGACAGGGTCTGAGGGTAGTGGTGTGGGGCCTGAGCTCTGGGATGCCCTTTGAGAGATGGGACCAACTTGAATCCTTGGTACGCAGAACTTCCGAGGCCAAAGTAGTCCCCAGTCTTGCCTACCTGGACAGACACCCCTCCACCTTCCCACCCAACACTTAGACATTAAGATTGTTCAAGTAATGAGGATAGATGCAGGAAAGGGAGACTCCACTCTCATCCAGTCTTTCCATCTAGGGGCCTGTGAAAGGGGCTTCAAGCCCTGGGCATCTCAGCACAgactcttcccctcctccctcaacTCTGTGTAAATCCGAAAGAGTGGAGTGGGTGAGTCAGACTCTTTCATCTAGTAGAAGTGGCGGAGGTCAAGAGGCTGAGCACCACAGCCCTCCAGAGGGGCTCTGACAGTCCAGATGGGGTAGAGGTGGGAAGATCCTGGCTCCGGCAATGAGCATTAGGCTGGCTTTTTTTAGTTCTCAATATGGTCCTGGACCATGCTTTGCTAGAATGATCTTTTTCCTGCTTATCCCTCAAACTTGCACATTTCACAGGTGATACCTGCTGCCCCAGGTTGGTACTGTGGTCATCTCAATCCAGCTCTGGCAGGCTCCCAGGTTCTGGGCTCCAGTCCCAGGAGAAGAGAGGGGTAACCAGAACCTGACCCTCATTTGGCTTTGCTCAGTCGGTGGTCCTCCACTGGCTCCCGGCTCTCGACAGCTGACAGGGCGATGAGCATCTGGGCGGCGTAGTAGGTGGACATGATGAATGCCCGCGAGTAGGGCACAGGGAAGCAGAACTTGTCAAGGCCGATGGTCAGGTCTGAGACCATAAATAGCAGTGCACCACCGCCTGCTGCTAGCTCAGTCCAGCGCCATGCTGCCCCGACCAGATGTAGCCCCGCCATTGCTCGCCAGCCCATGAAGCCGACAAGGGCCATATAGACCCCCACCAGGTAGGTGAAGGCACCCGTGAGGTTTGGGTAGAAGACGGCATAGCACAGGACCGCCAGTACTGCCATCAGCAGACCCGTCCGAAGAGCCAATGGCCGCATGCCAAAGGCTGAGGCGTAGAGCATGTGGGTCACGGCAAACATCAGCAGACCTGGGAGTGAGAGGGGATGATGGGATGTTGAAGGCAAACTCAGGTGAGAAAACAGGAGGTCGGGGTAGGAGTGAAGTGCTTAGGTAACCCAGGAGCAATCCCGGGGGAGTAACAGGGGTGGGAAGAAATCCACGAAGGCAAAGATATCTCCAAACTCTCCTGTGGTACTCCAGAACAGATCACCGAATCGCTGGCAAGGTCGTCCGCCAACAGGGGCCCCAAAAGTCTTTGGCCTCAGAACCCCTTTAATTCCCCatgttcttgtttttaaaaacattctctttCCTAAATCCTTGGCCCCTCCCCAGGGTCCTCTAGCCCCCAACCCCAAGATTCCTCCCAGGTGGCGACTGTGATGACTGACCGTGGAGAAAGTAACCCTGATCCTGCCAGATGAGGAAGGCATCGCCTATGGCGGAGAAGACAAGCCCCACGAAGATGCGGGTGGCACTGGGGTGGGTCAGCAGGAATCCCAGGCCATGGGCcaggaggaagagacagaggcagaagattGGCAGGCACTTGATGAGGGCGCTGACCCACGACGGGCTGGACAAGGGCAGCCAGAGCACGAAATACACACAGGTAGCCTTGAAGAAGGGCACCAGCTTGGGTCCCTCACTCTTCACCTGGAAGACACGGGACAAAGGCAGCATTCAGAGCGTGGGAGCCCAGAGCGGGGCTCAGAGCAGGACCCTCAGCCCAGGCATTCACCCCAAAGACAGGCCCACCTCCAAAGCAGGGAGGACAGACACAGAAACCCAGTTTGACCTGTCCCAAGCAGCCAGTATGAAAGAgcccatcattaaaaaaaaaaaaaaaagaaagagcccaTCATTAACTTGAAGCTTAAATGATTAGGAAGACAAAGGGCTCCATTGTGCCTGCTACTCACGTCCCATTCTTGGCCCTAGGGCAGGACCGGAATAGTCATTGGGCAGAAAGCAGACTTTGGGATAGTGTCCTGCAGCCCAAGGCTTCTCCCTTTCTGCCCCTTCCTTTTCCCCCTAACAAAGCCCCTTCAGCCTCTCTCTGGCAGCATCAATCCCCAGCTGTCTGGAATAAAGGGGAGTCAGCAGCAAACCACAGAGATGCCACAGCTGGCCAACTCGTGATCCTCAGCAGTGGGGCCAGGACACGGGCCCGGTGACACCAGGTGAGTGCCAGGAATACGTGAGAATAAGCGCTGTCAACCATCTCAGCCCCCAGAGGCTCTCTTCTCAGCCGGTCTGCAACTCAGCCTCCACTCTAGCTGCCCTAGCCTAAAAGTACCATCAAGGACaaggagaggagacagggatgcTGCCTAGAGAAATGGACCCATGAGTGGGGAGCAAGAAAACTGTCCCTGAAATACCAGCAATCTCAG
The nucleotide sequence above comes from Cervus canadensis isolate Bull #8, Minnesota chromosome 29, ASM1932006v1, whole genome shotgun sequence. Encoded proteins:
- the TMEM86A gene encoding lysoplasmalogenase-like protein TMEM86A, with the protein product MVSPVTVVKSEGPKLVPFFKATCVYFVLWLPLSSPSWVSALIKCLPIFCLCLFLLAHGLGFLLTHPSATRIFVGLVFSAIGDAFLIWQDQGYFLHGLLMFAVTHMLYASAFGMRPLALRTGLLMAVLAVLCYAVFYPNLTGAFTYLVGVYMALVGFMGWRAMAGLHLVGAAWRWTELAAGGGALLFMVSDLTIGLDKFCFPVPYSRAFIMSTYYAAQMLIALSAVESREPVEDHRLSKAK